A part of Mycolicibacterium sp. TUM20985 genomic DNA contains:
- a CDS encoding thermonuclease family protein has product MFAARVSAAILVVAATWCGLVVSPAATADPVATTAVVLRVVDGDTIDIRDDVRGRLRVRLLGIDTPETKKPGYTVGCWGPEATDFATTTMRGQRVALVGDPTQDATDRYGRTLAYLVRADGWDYSVEAARAGTARSYVYDRHPVSRYGAIEAAEDEARAAGRGLWGPPCYGYTASVPS; this is encoded by the coding sequence ATGTTCGCCGCCCGCGTGTCCGCCGCCATCCTGGTGGTGGCGGCCACGTGGTGCGGTCTGGTCGTCTCACCGGCCGCGACCGCCGATCCCGTCGCCACGACGGCCGTCGTGCTGAGGGTGGTCGACGGCGACACGATCGACATCCGCGACGACGTCCGGGGTCGACTTCGCGTGCGCCTTCTCGGAATCGACACCCCGGAAACGAAGAAGCCCGGTTACACCGTGGGTTGCTGGGGCCCGGAGGCCACGGACTTCGCCACGACCACGATGCGCGGGCAGCGAGTCGCCCTCGTCGGCGACCCCACCCAGGACGCGACCGATCGCTATGGCCGCACCCTCGCCTACCTCGTCCGAGCGGACGGGTGGGACTACTCGGTCGAAGCCGCCCGCGCCGGCACGGCCCGGTCCTACGTCTACGACCGTCACCCGGTGAGCCGGTACGGCGCGATCGAAGCCGCCGAGGACGAAGCGCGGGCCGCGGGCCGCGGACTCTGGGGACCACCCTGTTACGGGTATACGGCGTCGGTACCGTCGTGA